One window of the Solanum stenotomum isolate F172 chromosome 11, ASM1918654v1, whole genome shotgun sequence genome contains the following:
- the LOC125843754 gene encoding probable 1-deoxy-D-xylulose-5-phosphate synthase 2, chloroplastic, with translation MAVSSGPVFRINQQPSSPYLTTPRFYNFTRKTFLVKASVNGSDEINGKMVRKEEKVGLQIDFSGEKPPTPFLDTVNYPKHMKNLSKMDLEQLAAEVRAEIVYSVAKTGGHLSSSLGVVDLTVALHHVFDTPEDKIIWDVGHQAYAHKILTGRRSKMHTMRKTSGLAPFPKRDESAYDAFGAGHSSTSISAGLGMAVARDLLGNNNHVISVIGDGAMTAGQAYEAMNNAGFLDSNLIVILNDNKQVSLPTATLDGPATPVGALSSALSKIQASRKFRQLREAAKSITKQIGPQTHEVAAKVDEYARGMLSASGSTLFEELGLYYIGPVDGHNIEDLITILKKVKAMPAPGPVLIHIVTEKGKGYLPAEAADDKMHGVAQFDPKTGKQFKAKSPTLSYTQYFAESLIKEAENDKKIVAIHAAMGGGTGLNYFQKQFPERCFDVGIAEQHAVTFAAGLATEGLKPFCAIYSSFLQRGYDQVVHDVDLQKLPVRFAMDRAGLVGADGPTHCGAFDVTYMACLPNMVVMAPSDEAELMHMVATAAAIDDRPSCFRFPRGNGIGAVLPLNNKGIPIEVGKGRILREGERVAILGYGSIVQQCLGAADILNSHDVRVTVADARFCKPLDADLIKRLAKEHEILITVEEGSIGGFGSHVSHFLSLNSILDGPLKLRSMLLPDRYIDHGSPVDQIEEAGLSSRHICATVLTLLGRPQEAMVVNQISKIL, from the exons ATGGCAGTTTCTTCAGGTCCTGTATTTAGAATTAACCAGCAGCCAAGTTCTCCATACTTGACAACTCCAAGATTTTACAACTTTACAAGAAAAACA TTTCTTGTAAAAGCTTCTGTGAATGGCTCAGATGAAATCAATGGGAAGATGGtaagaaaggaagaaaaagttGGTTTGCAGATTGATTTTTCAGGGGAAAAACCACCTACACCATTTTTGGATACAGTCAATTATCCAAAACATATGAAGAATCTATCAAAAATG GATCTTGAACAGTTAGCTGCAGAAGTAAGAGCAGAGATTGTGTATTCAGTGGCGAAAACCGGAGGTCATTTGAGTTCAAGTTTAGGTGTTGTGGATTTAACTGTGGCTTTGCATCATGTTTTTGATACTCCTGAGGATAAAATTATATGGGATGTTGGTCATCAG GCATATGCACACAAAATCTTGACAGGAAGGAGGTCTAAAATGCATACAATGAGAAAGACTTCAGGGCTAGCACCTTTTCCTAAAAGAGATGAAAGTGCTTATGATGCATTTGGTGCTGGGCATAGTTCAACAAGCATCTCTGCTGGTCTTG GCATGGCGGTTGCTCGAGATCTTTTAGGAAACAACAACCATGTCATTTCTGTAATCGGAGACGGAGCCATGACTGCAGGACAAGCATATGAGGCCATGAATAATGCAGGATTCCTCGACTCGAATCTTATAGTCATACTGAATGATAATAAACAAGTTTCTTTACCAACAGCAACCTTAGATGGCCCTGCAACTCCAGTAGGAGCCCTCAGTAGTGCCTTAAGCAAAATCCAAGCTAGTCGTAAGTTTAGACAACTCCGTGAAGCTGCAAAG AGTATAACAAAGCAAATTGGACCTCAAACACATGAAGTTGCAGCTAAAGTAGATGAATATGCAAGGGGAATGCTTAGTGCTTCTGGTTCCACACTTTTTGAGGAGCTAGGATTATATTACATCGGTCCAGTAGACGGACACAATATCGAAGACTTGATCACTATTCTAAAGAAGGTAAAAGCTATGCCTGCACCAGGACCAGTTCTAATTCACATTGTAACAGAGAAAGGAAAAGGATATCTTCCTGCAGAAGCAGCAGACGATAAAATGCACG GGGTGGCACAGTTTGATCCGAAAACAGGAAAGCAATTTAAGGCCAAGTCGCCTACGTTGTCATATACTCAATACTTTGCTGAATCACTGATTAAAGAAGCCGAAAATGATAAAAAGATTGTAGCTATCCATGCTGCAATGGGTGGTGGAACCGGCCtcaattatttccaaaaacaatTTCCAGAACGTTGTTTTGACGTTGGCATTGCTGAGCAACATGCAGTTACTTTTGCAGCTGGCTTAGCTACAGAAGGTCTAAAACCATTTTGTGCTATCTACTCCTCGTTCTTACAACGAGGCTACGATCAG GTGGTGCACGACGTGGATCTTCAGAAGTTACCTGTCCGGTTTGCAATGGACCGAGCTGGTTTGGTTGGTGCAGACGGTCCAACACATTGTGGAGCATTTGATGTGACATACATGGCTTGTTTGCCAAATATGGTAGTCATGGCTCCATCGGACGAAGCAGAGCTAATGCATATGGTTGCAACAGCAGCAGCTATTGATGATAGGCCTAGTTGTTTCAGATTTCCTAGAGGAAATGGAATTGGTGCAGTTCTTCCTCTTAACAATAAGGGCATACCAATTGAG GTTGGTAAGGGAAGAATACTGAGAGAAGGTGAAAGAGTTGCCATTTTGGGATATGGTTCGATAGTACAACAATGTTTGGGAGCTGCAGACATCCTAAACTCCCATGATGTAAGAGTAACAGTAGCTGATGCTAGGTTCTGCAAACCATTAGATGCTGATCTTATTAAGAGATTAGCCAAAGAACATGAAATCTTGATCACTGTTGAAGAAGGATCAATTGGAGGATTTGGCTCACATGTGTCTCATTTCTTAAGCCTAAACAGCATTTTGGATGGACCCCTTAAG TTGAG